In Plasmodium vinckei vinckei genome assembly, chromosome: PVVCY_13, a single genomic region encodes these proteins:
- a CDS encoding centrin-2, putative codes for MTENTSIRRRYEKSFTERPGFTEDEIEEIREAFNLLDTDGTGTIDPKEIKCAMQSLGLDVKNPMIFRMIADLEKDGYSSIDFEEFMEVITSKLGNKDTREGIQRIFNLFDDDKTGSISLKNLKRVAKELGETLTDEELRDMIDRADSKGEGEISFEDFYTIMTKKSFL; via the exons ATGACAGAAAATACGTCTATAAGAAGAAGATATGAAAAGAGTTTTACAGAACGTCCAGGTTTTACTGAAGATGAAATTGAAGAAATAAGAGAagcttttaatttattggATACTGATGGAACtg GAACAATTGACccaaaagaaataaaatgtgCTATGCAAAGTTTAGGATTGGATGTAAAAAATCCTATGATATTTAGAATGATAGCAGATTTGGAAAAAGACGGTTATTCGTCAATTGATTTTGAAGAGTTTATGGAAGTCATAACTTCCAAATTG gGAAATAAAGATACAAGGGAAGGAATTCAAAGAATATTTAACCTTTTTGATGATGATAAGACAGGATCgatttctttaaaaaatttaaaaagagTTGCAAAAGAATTAGGAGAAACATTAACTGATGAAGAATTAAGAGATATGATTGATCGTGCTGATTCAAAAGGTGAAGGAGAAATTTCTTTTGAAGATTTTTACACAAtaatgacaaaaaaaagttttttataa
- a CDS encoding heme detoxification protein, putative produces the protein MKKKLYNLILKRNYTRCGGLRRPQKVTNDPESINRKVYWCFEHKPVRRTVINLIFSHNELKNFSTLLRNTNASSSLIHELSLEGPYTGFLPSDEALNLLSANSLNKLYNDDNKMSEFVLNHFTKGLWMYRDLYGSSYQPWLIYNEKRDAPEKLTTLINNDIIVKIKGEFKNCDHSIYLNEAKIIRPNMKCHNGIIHIIDKPIIF, from the exons atgaaaaaaaaattgtataatttaatCCTTAAAAGAAATTACACACGTTGTGGCGGTTTAAGGAGACCACAAAAAGTAACCAATGACCCAGAAAGTATTAATAGAAAGGTTTATTGGTGTTTTGAACATAAACCTGTTAGAAGGACtgtaattaatttaatattttcccATAATGAACTAAAAAACTTTTCAACTCTTTTAAGAAATACAAAtg ctaGCTCATCGCTAATTCATGAGCTGTCATTGGAAGGGCCGTATACGGGATTTCTTCCTTCAGACGAGGCCTTAAATTTATTGAGTGCAAATAgcttaaataaattatataatgatgataataaaatgtctgaatttgttttaaatcattttaCTAAAGGTTTATGGATGTATAGAGATTTATATGGCTCATCCTATCAGCCC TGGCTCATATACAACGAAAAACGAGACGCCCcagaaaaattaacaacTTTAATAAACAACGatataattgtaaaaataaaaggggaatttaaaaattgcgatcattctatatatttaaatgaagcaaaaattataagaCCCAATATGAAATGCCATAATGGGATAATTCATATCATAGATAAaccaataattttttag
- a CDS encoding glutaminyl-peptide cyclotransferase, putative — protein MANKLVARKKIATHIARENNLVKNKRSVKKVVVLVIIICMLIAATILLILHFTLNGNSGYPIDIGVYTYEILNKYEHVHDPTVGQQANVDSIVHQRYTTNHPFTQGLLYIDGNTLIESSGLYAVSYLRRFNLKTGSTERFYNITNNYFAEGIAIVIEPETYRKFIFVLTYKENTILVFDYNTFELYNTFEHELVGYGLTSNLDPIHSIQDLRNGKFANYQKLWATSGNEFLYELEIPNNFKKVNKINIINKKKVTCAGFTMKHVNELEYHLQEKTIYANIFMTNLIIEIDISKGSCLKIINLTGLIDHNTNKEAVGRSRESFLNGIAINPVNSKEGIPNLLVTGKFWPNLFEIKLVKNNGLNAHNLLVEYFKAIRHHH, from the exons ATGGCAAATAAATTAGTTgcaaggaaaaaaatagctacCCATATTGCTCGGGAAAATAAtcttgtaaaaaataaaag ATCTGTGAAAAAGGTGGTGGTCCTTGTGATAATCATTTGTATGCTAATAGCTGCTacaattttgttaattctTCATTTTACTTTAAATGGGAATAGTGGGTATCCTATTGATATAGGGGTTTATAcatatgaaatattaaataaatatgagcATGTTCATGATCCAACAGTTGGACAGCAAGCAAATGTGGATTCAATAGTTCATCAAAGATATACAACCAATCATCCTTTTACTCAAggcttattatatatagatgGTAATACATTAATTGAATCATCAGGATTATATGCAGTTAGCTATTTAAGAAGATTTAATCTAAAAACAGGTTCAACAGAGcgtttttataatataacaaataattattttgcaGAAGGTATAGCAATAGTTATTGAACCTGAAAcatatagaaaatttatatttgtattgacatataaagaaaacactatattagtatttgattataatacatttgaattatataacaCATTTGAACATGAGTTAGTTGGATATGGACTGACTTCAAATTTAGATCCTATTCATTCTATTCAAGATTTAAGAAATGGTAAATTTGcaaattatcaaaaattatGGGCAACATCAGgaaatgaatttttatatgaattagAGATtccaaataattttaaaaaagtaaataaaataaatataattaacaaaaaaaaagttacaTGTGCTGGATTTACTATGAAGCATGTTAATGAATTGGAATACCATTTACaagaaaaaacaatttatgctaacatatttatgacaaatttaataatcGAAATTGATATATCTAAAGGATCATGtcttaaaataattaatctTACTGGATTAATTGATCATAACACAAATAAG GAAGCCGTTGGAAGAAGTAGGGAATCCTTCTTAAACGGAATTGCAATAAATCCAGTAAATAGTAAGGAGGGTATTCCCAATTTACTAGTAACTGGGAAGTTTTGGccaaatttatttgaaataaaacttgtaaaaaataatggatTGAATGCGCATAATTTATTGgttgaatattttaaagcAATTAGGCATCACCATTAG